TTCCTTGATTTATTTGCCGGCACCGGGGCTAACGGTATTGAGGCTTTAAGCCGTGGGGCAAAGATGACATGGTTTGTAGAAAAATCAATCAAAGCCATACAATATATAGAAACGAATTTAAAAAAAACACATCTTACTGAGAAGGCAATCATCATTAAAGCAGAATTGCCACAAGAGGTAAAACTACTCCCAAAAGGTATAGATATTATTTTTATGGATCCACCTTATAAATTTGATAAATGGGAAGCACTAATTAGAAGTCTAATCCTATTGAACATACCAAAACATAATTCAATTATTATACTGGAACACAGTAGTTTTAATCCCCCCTTAGAAGAGTACCCTCCCCTCAAAAAGTATCGTACTGAAAAATATGGTGATACGATTCTGTCATTTTATTCTTGACAAATTTCTTGAAATATGATAAAGTAGTAAAATACAATATTTATATATTTTTATGTATACTATATATTGTGTATATATTTTAGGACGAAAATATTTCAATATGATGTAGTAAATTAAAAGTGATAAGGAAAAATTTATGAAATGTCCTTTCTGTAACCATTCTCGGAGTAAGGTTGTTGATAGCAGAACCTCTTTAGAAGGGAATGCCATCCGCAGGCGAAGGGAATGTTTGAAATGTGGCCGTAGATATACCAGTTATGAACGTGTAGAGGAAGTGAGTTCGATGGTAATAAAGAAAGATGGTAGACATGAAAATTACCAGCGATGGAAAGTGAAGCAAGGTATCATCAAGGCTATTCACAAGCGTCCTATCAGTTTGGAGCAGGTTGAGGCATTAATTGATGACGTTGAAAAAACGGTGTTCAATGCAGGTAAACAGGAAGTTACTACACAAGAAATTGGGGAAGCAGTTATTCAGCGGTTAAAGAAATTAGATGAAGTTGCTTATGTTCGTTTTGCTTCTGTATACAGGCAATTCCGTGATATTAATGAATTTATGGACGAACTTAAAGGGATGTTAAACACAGCAGGAAGTTCGGAAATAAATTCACCTGTTAAAAATG
Above is a window of Candidatus Hydrogenedens sp. DNA encoding:
- the rsmD gene encoding 16S rRNA (guanine(966)-N(2))-methyltransferase RsmD codes for the protein MRVIAGTAKGTILFAPRGREIRPTLDRVRTSLFDILGRKLEGATFLDLFAGTGANGIEALSRGAKMTWFVEKSIKAIQYIETNLKKTHLTEKAIIIKAELPQEVKLLPKGIDIIFMDPPYKFDKWEALIRSLILLNIPKHNSIIILEHSSFNPPLEEYPPLKKYRTEKYGDTILSFYS
- the nrdR gene encoding transcriptional regulator NrdR, encoding MKCPFCNHSRSKVVDSRTSLEGNAIRRRRECLKCGRRYTSYERVEEVSSMVIKKDGRHENYQRWKVKQGIIKAIHKRPISLEQVEALIDDVEKTVFNAGKQEVTTQEIGEAVIQRLKKLDEVAYVRFASVYRQFRDINEFMDELKGMLNTAGSSEINSPVKNV